Genomic window (Candidatus Beckwithbacteria bacterium):
AAGTTAAATTTAAAAAAGATAAATAATATCATGACAGATTTTATTCCAGTCAATACTCCCCTTCTTGATGGTAATGAAAAAAAGTATCTCAATGAATGTATTGATACTGGTTGGATCTCTTCTGAAGGACCATTTGTCAAATGCTTCGAAGACGAGTTTGCTCGAAAAGTTGCTTGCAAGTATGGCATAGCAGTCTGTAATGGTAGCGCCGCACTAGATGCTGCCTTAGCCTCGCTGGAACTTAGAAAGGGAGATGAAGTGATTATGCCAAGCTTTACTATCATCTCTTGTGCTACTGCCATTTTGCGGGCAGGAGCAAAGCCTGTGTTGATAGACAGCGATCCCAATACTTGGAATATGGATGTCGCTCAAATTGAAAGCAAAATTAGTAAAAAAACTAAAGCCATTATGGTAGTTCATATTTATGGCCTGCCAGTTGATATGGATCCGATCCTAGTACTAGCAAAAAAATACAAGCTCAAAGTTATTGAAGATGCTGCCGAAGCTCATGGCCAAACATATAAAGGCAAACCATGTGGCAGTTTTGGTGATATAGCTATTTTTAGCTTTTACCCAAACAAACTAATTACCACTGGTGAAGGGGGCATGATTGTAACTAATAACCAGAAACTGGCAGAAAAATGTAGCTCGCTGCGTAATTTGTGTTTTATACCAGAAAAACGCTTTGTCCATGAAAATTTAGGTTGGAATTTCCGTATGACTAACCTTCAAGCTGCTCTTGGTGTAGCTCAACTAGAACAATGGGATAAGGCTATTGCTAAAAAAAGACATATTGGTCAGTTTTATCAAAAACTGCTAAAAAACTTAGAAACCGCGCAACTTCCTTTAGAAAAAACCAGTTATGCCCAAAACATATATTGGGTTTTTGGTTTAGTTTTAAAACCAAAACT
Coding sequences:
- a CDS encoding DegT/DnrJ/EryC1/StrS family aminotransferase, with protein sequence MTDFIPVNTPLLDGNEKKYLNECIDTGWISSEGPFVKCFEDEFARKVACKYGIAVCNGSAALDAALASLELRKGDEVIMPSFTIISCATAILRAGAKPVLIDSDPNTWNMDVAQIESKISKKTKAIMVVHIYGLPVDMDPILVLAKKYKLKVIEDAAEAHGQTYKGKPCGSFGDIAIFSFYPNKLITTGEGGMIVTNNQKLAEKCSSLRNLCFIPEKRFVHENLGWNFRMTNLQAALGVAQLEQWDKAIAKKRHIGQFYQKLLKNLETAQLPLEKTSYAQNIYWVFGLVLKPKLKFDAQETMQKLQAEGIGTRPFFYPMHQQPIFKKMGLFKNERYPVAENLYQQGFYIPSGLGITDQEMETVAQKVIKVLS